The following proteins are encoded in a genomic region of Nitrospirota bacterium:
- a CDS encoding PDDEXK nuclease domain-containing protein — protein MKRPVRATLYHRIREILESARTLVARTVNTTQVVANWLIGREIVEEEQKGRRRAGYGERLLESLAERLSEEYGTGYSERNLRFIRQFYSEYSSLLPTDVIRHALRTESGGTQKSLQSAIWYAPRTESWKPGRLHQNLSWTHYRTLLRVENTQARSFYEIEALKNNWSARELERQINSLLYERLALSKDKKGLMKLATKGQNVQQPADVFKDPVVMEFLGLPESPRLVESDLEQALINNLQAFLLELGKGFAFVARQERLTLDGDHFYIDLVFYHTVLKCYVIIDLKTGKLTHQDLGQLQLYVNYYDHERRTEDDNPTLGLILCADKNDAVVRYTLGPEQEQKIFASRYKLYLPTEAELKAEIRREVRQLTGGHLTRTPRRRTP, from the coding sequence ATGAAGCGACCGGTGCGGGCGACGTTGTATCACCGGATTCGGGAGATCCTGGAATCGGCCCGGACCCTCGTGGCTCGGACGGTCAACACCACCCAAGTGGTGGCGAACTGGCTGATCGGGCGGGAGATTGTGGAGGAAGAGCAGAAGGGACGGCGGCGCGCCGGGTATGGCGAGCGGCTGCTGGAATCCCTGGCGGAACGTTTGTCTGAAGAATACGGAACCGGCTATTCCGAACGAAACCTGCGTTTCATTCGTCAATTCTATTCCGAATACTCCAGCCTGCTGCCCACGGATGTCATTCGGCACGCACTGCGTACCGAATCCGGGGGTACGCAGAAATCGCTGCAATCTGCGATCTGGTACGCACCGCGTACCGAATCCTGGAAGCCCGGGCGGCTTCACCAGAACCTTTCCTGGACCCATTACCGGACGCTGCTCAGAGTGGAGAACACACAAGCCCGTTCGTTCTATGAGATCGAGGCGCTCAAGAACAACTGGTCGGCGCGCGAGCTGGAGCGACAAATCAACAGCCTCCTCTACGAGCGGCTGGCGCTCAGCAAGGATAAGAAGGGGCTGATGAAATTGGCCACAAAGGGCCAGAACGTCCAGCAGCCTGCGGATGTCTTTAAGGATCCGGTGGTCATGGAGTTCTTGGGGTTGCCGGAGTCGCCCCGGCTCGTTGAATCGGACCTTGAACAGGCGCTGATCAACAATCTGCAGGCGTTTCTGCTGGAACTCGGAAAGGGGTTCGCGTTCGTCGCCCGTCAGGAGCGACTGACGCTGGACGGCGACCATTTCTATATCGATCTGGTCTTCTATCACACCGTCCTCAAGTGCTACGTCATCATCGACCTCAAGACCGGCAAGCTGACGCACCAGGACCTTGGCCAACTGCAACTGTACGTCAATTATTACGATCACGAGCGGCGAACTGAAGACGACAACCCCACGTTGGGTCTGATCCTGTGTGCGGATAAGAACGACGCCGTGGTCCGGTACACCCTGGGGCCTGAGCAGGAACAGAAAATCTTCGCCAGCCGCTACAAGCTGTATCTGCCTACCGAGGCCGAATTGAAGGCGGAGATCCGCCGCGAGGTCCGGCAACTGACGGGCGGGCATCTGACGCGCACGCCGCGAAGGCGAACGCCGTGA
- a CDS encoding IS5 family transposase, whose translation MRQMTFAASPFEPYRKPTRREHFLAEMDGVVPWRELCALIEPVYPKAGNGRPPVGLERMLRLYFLQQWFNLSDPGAEEALYESGSMCRFVGIDLGREPVPDETTICKFRQLLEAHGFGPRLFAAVSQHLAAHGLRIARGTIVDATIISAPTSTKNQAHARDPEMRSTKKGNQWYFGMKAHVGVDSRTKLIHAVGATAANVHDSQVLPQLLHGRETRVWGDSAYSGQGDVIRAHAPAARDWTQRKACRHRALSDAERARNRTKSRVRAKVEHAIGVIKRLFGFTKVRYRGLAKNTHRLWVTCALANLYMARRVLLAAG comes from the coding sequence ATGCGCCAGATGACGTTCGCCGCGAGCCCCTTCGAGCCGTATCGCAAGCCCACCCGCCGGGAGCACTTCCTGGCCGAGATGGACGGGGTCGTACCGTGGCGGGAGTTGTGTGCCCTGATCGAGCCGGTCTATCCGAAGGCCGGGAACGGCCGCCCGCCCGTCGGACTGGAGCGGATGCTGCGGCTGTACTTTCTGCAACAGTGGTTCAACCTGAGCGATCCGGGCGCCGAAGAGGCGCTGTATGAATCGGGGTCGATGTGTCGGTTTGTGGGCATCGACCTGGGGCGCGAACCCGTGCCCGATGAGACGACGATCTGCAAGTTCCGTCAACTCCTGGAGGCCCACGGGTTCGGCCCGCGACTCTTTGCGGCGGTCAGCCAGCATCTGGCCGCACACGGGCTGCGGATCGCCCGCGGGACCATTGTCGATGCGACGATCATCAGCGCGCCGACCTCGACCAAGAATCAGGCCCACGCACGCGATCCCGAGATGCGCTCCACGAAGAAGGGCAACCAGTGGTACTTCGGCATGAAAGCCCATGTGGGCGTGGACAGCCGGACGAAACTGATTCACGCGGTGGGGGCCACGGCCGCGAATGTCCACGACTCGCAGGTCCTGCCGCAGCTGTTGCACGGCCGGGAGACGCGCGTGTGGGGCGATTCGGCCTACAGCGGGCAAGGCGACGTTATTCGGGCCCATGCCCCCGCGGCCCGAGATTGGACCCAGCGCAAGGCTTGCCGTCATCGAGCGCTGAGTGACGCGGAGCGCGCCCGCAACCGCACCAAGTCGCGTGTGCGGGCGAAGGTGGAGCATGCGATTGGGGTCATCAAACGCCTCTTCGGCTTTACCAAGGTCCGCTATCGAGGGCTGGCGAAGAATACGCACCGGCTGTGGGTGACGTGCGCCCTGGCCAATCTCTACATGGCTCGGCGCGTGCTGCTCGCGGCGGGATAA